Within the Tachyglossus aculeatus isolate mTacAcu1 unplaced genomic scaffold, mTacAcu1.pri scaffold_99_arrow_ctg1, whole genome shotgun sequence genome, the region GAAAAGATACAGAGAGActacggcgaggtgaggcaggcaggtagagaagactttggttcggccctcggtggccggcatcttcagcaccgccaagaagatgtggacataagacacgaggatggatACAAAGCAGCCCAAACACAAAATAACACTGAGCTCAAGAACACAGACCTCTGCTCGGGCCTCTCCAGGGCACATGAATTTGAGCAACtgggggacgtcgcagaagaactggtggatgatGCGAGGACCGCAAAAGTGGGAAGAAAAAATAGCGGCAGTGTGCATCAGGGAGTCGAGACTccctctgagccaggaggtggcgacTATCTTCCCACAAACCTCTCGGTCTATGATGATGCCATAGCgcaaggggcagcagatggctgcgtagCGGTTATAGGACATTGCTGTAAGGAGGAAAACTTCTGAACCTCCAAAAAGAATCATTAACAGGACCTGAGTAGTACAccttaggaaggagatggatctgctgttgctcaaggagttgaggatggacttggggacggtggcAGTGATGTCGCAGATATCTAAGAGGGACACATTCCTGAGGAAaacgtacatgggagtgtgggggcgctggtcgaggacggtgatggtgacgataaggagattccccgtcaaggccaccaggtagaccaggaagaacagcatggcatggaccagctgcagctcccggacctctgagaaccccaggaggagaaaTCCCATCACCATGGAGATATTGGCCattttctacttggatttcctgggagcaatgtggacaggaaatgagaAAATGGTTAACTGAAATTCATTAAGAATTCCAGCTGGATGCCCAATTTGAAAACATACTATTCCTCAacgtcttattcattcattcattcattcattcattcattcattcattcattcgattgtatttattgagcgcttaccatatgcagagcactgtactacgcgtttggaacgtacaattcagcaatagagacaatccctgcctacatcgggcttacattctagaagggggagacagacatcaaaacaagtaaacaggcatcaatataaataaatagaattatggataggtacacatatacccaggtgctgtgggacagggagaagagggtaGAGCATAAAGAACAGGTCGGGGCGCTGCGGAGGGtacagggagctgaggaaaaggagggcttagtctaggaaggcctcttggatggggtgagccttcagaaggggtttgaagtggggaagtgtgattgtttgatggatttgaggagagagaagggaggacgtTCCAAGTGCTTATGAAAGGATTttggtcaagagaagcagcgtggcctagcggaaagaacccaggcttgggggtcagaatacctgggttctaatctcct harbors:
- the LOC119924412 gene encoding olfactory receptor 14A16-like translates to MANISMVMGFLLLGFSEVRELQLVHAMLFFLVYLVALTGNLLIVTITVLDQRPHTPMYVFLRNVSLLDICDITATVPKSILNSLSNSRSISFLRCTTQVLLMILFGGSEVFLLTAMSYNRYAAICCPLRYGIIIDREVCGKIVATSWLRGSLDSLMHTAAIFSSHFCGPRIIHQFFCDVPQLLKFMCPGEARAEVCVLELSVILCLGCFVSILVSYVHIFLAVLKMPATEGRTKVFSTCLPHLAVVSLYLFTGSFAHLRPSSSSPSTLDLLRILHSVVPTLNPLIYSLRNKDMKPAMGKIFSVHFISRVN